Proteins from a single region of Amycolatopsis sp. CA-230715:
- a CDS encoding lytic transglycosylase domain-containing protein, with product MRSRISAAARNAARLTGLPHRTALAMVGGALAILPVASAASTTMAVIQPSASGATPLLPPSHPLSAVPSGPISVDGSLPEPVSPVPLGAPGSALAPVAYSLPSGPLGIPGTALKAYRKAADLMAAERPGCHLDWALLASIGRIESNHARGGYVDANGTTLRPILGPVLNGFGAVAAIADTDGGRYDGDTVWDRAVGPSQFIPGTWRAYGADGNGDGKNDPNNIYDAALATARYLCSGGLDLSQPASLRAAVLRYNNSASYADTVIRWAEAYRKGVAPLPDSPVPVGAPDVPAAPATEPGPGPVPPPGTPPVTPPPGTTPPPGTTPPGTTPPSTPGTPPSTPTKPPTTTPTTPPVTTPPPATSTPKPPTTTPSTPSSPPQTTSSPSKPPADTTPPTSTGPTTSTGGASTSG from the coding sequence ATGCGAAGCCGAATTTCCGCAGCGGCCCGCAACGCCGCGAGGCTGACCGGGCTGCCGCACCGGACGGCACTGGCCATGGTCGGCGGCGCGCTCGCGATACTCCCGGTGGCCTCGGCGGCGTCGACCACGATGGCCGTGATCCAGCCGTCCGCGTCCGGCGCCACGCCGCTCCTGCCGCCTTCGCACCCGCTCTCGGCCGTGCCGTCCGGCCCGATCTCCGTGGACGGCAGCCTGCCGGAACCGGTCTCACCGGTGCCGCTCGGCGCACCGGGCTCGGCGCTGGCCCCGGTCGCGTACTCGTTGCCGAGCGGTCCGCTCGGGATCCCCGGCACCGCGCTCAAGGCCTACCGCAAGGCCGCCGATCTGATGGCGGCCGAGCGGCCGGGGTGCCACCTCGACTGGGCGCTGCTCGCGAGCATCGGGCGCATCGAGTCCAACCACGCGCGCGGCGGGTACGTCGACGCGAACGGCACCACGCTCCGGCCGATCCTCGGGCCGGTGCTCAACGGCTTCGGCGCGGTGGCCGCCATCGCCGACACCGACGGCGGCCGCTACGACGGCGACACGGTCTGGGACCGCGCCGTCGGCCCGTCGCAGTTCATCCCCGGCACGTGGCGCGCCTACGGCGCGGACGGCAACGGCGACGGGAAGAACGACCCGAACAACATCTACGACGCCGCGCTGGCCACCGCGCGCTACCTGTGTTCGGGCGGGCTCGATCTGAGCCAGCCCGCCTCGCTGCGGGCGGCGGTGCTCCGCTACAACAACTCCGCCTCCTACGCCGACACGGTGATCCGCTGGGCGGAGGCGTACCGCAAGGGTGTCGCCCCGCTGCCGGACAGCCCCGTCCCGGTCGGCGCGCCGGACGTGCCCGCGGCCCCGGCCACCGAGCCCGGCCCGGGACCGGTGCCGCCGCCCGGAACGCCGCCGGTGACGCCGCCGCCCGGCACGACACCTCCCCCCGGCACCACACCGCCCGGCACCACGCCGCCGTCGACACCGGGCACCCCGCCGTCGACGCCGACGAAGCCGCCGACGACCACGCCCACCACTCCGCCGGTGACGACACCTCCGCCTGCCACCAGCACGCCGAAACCGCCGACGACGACCCCGTCCACGCCGAGCAGCCCGCCGCAGACCACCTCGTCGCCGTCGAAGCCGCCCGCGGACACCACGCCGCCCACCAGTACCGGGCCCACGACCAGCACCGGGGGCGCCAGCACGTCCGGCTGA
- a CDS encoding ABC transporter permease: MTEIAWRGSGFGTQVRVLTGRSLRAAFADRSLFFFSLLQPVVLLLLFSQVFDGIGRLPEVARYGAYIDFLMPSTLVNIALTTAMSSGAALLTETYTGFVSRLRGMPISLMSVLLARTLADTARLAVQLAVTLLAGVALLGFSPGGGLLGTVTAVLLTLVVGWGLSWVFLAVATMARKPETLQTVSFIAVFPLMFSSTAYMPPDVLPAWVRALSTVNPLTYAIDAVRSLSLGFPVGGAVWLALALTAAAALAGAALAGRNFRRNSF, from the coding sequence ATGACCGAAATCGCCTGGCGTGGCAGCGGGTTCGGCACCCAGGTCCGCGTGCTCACCGGCCGCTCGCTGCGCGCGGCCTTCGCCGACCGGAGCCTGTTCTTCTTCAGCCTGCTGCAACCGGTGGTGCTCCTGCTGCTGTTCAGCCAGGTCTTCGACGGGATCGGGCGCCTGCCCGAGGTCGCGCGCTACGGCGCCTACATCGACTTCCTGATGCCGTCGACGCTGGTGAACATCGCGCTCACCACGGCGATGAGCTCCGGGGCGGCCCTGCTCACCGAGACCTACACCGGGTTCGTGAGCAGGCTGCGGGGCATGCCGATCAGCCTGATGTCGGTGCTGCTGGCGCGCACGCTGGCGGACACCGCGCGGCTGGCCGTGCAGCTCGCGGTGACGCTGCTCGCCGGGGTGGCGCTGCTCGGCTTCTCCCCCGGCGGCGGGCTGCTCGGCACGGTGACCGCGGTGCTGCTGACCCTCGTCGTCGGCTGGGGGCTGAGCTGGGTCTTCCTCGCCGTCGCCACGATGGCGCGCAAACCGGAGACCCTGCAGACCGTGTCGTTCATCGCGGTGTTCCCGTTGATGTTCTCCTCCACCGCGTACATGCCGCCGGACGTCCTGCCCGCGTGGGTGCGCGCGCTGTCCACCGTCAACCCGCTCACCTACGCCATCGACGCGGTGCGCTCCCTCTCGCTCGGGTTCCCCGTCGGCGGCGCGGTATGGCTCGCGCTCGCGCTGACCGCGGCCGCCGCGCTCGCCGGCGCGGCGCTCGCGGGGAGGAACTTCCGGCGCAATTCATTCTGA
- a CDS encoding DUF3558 domain-containing protein — MSHHRIATIVGVCAMTAAAAGCSRGTPAAPQDSPAANSIPQTATTAVPFAGAPKVPSPLPDSAMAGDPCTVLTPQQVKDALGNKVSQKRDDISGIGPNCFWSTDSGATIAVTLDTEPRHGLSGLYANVQPKAEVWKVLSAIQGFPAVASVTPSGGKPDRYCNISVGLLDTATVDVGLFLGDSKIGKVDPCTVAVRAADAAVSTLRQKVGG; from the coding sequence ATGAGCCACCACCGGATCGCCACGATCGTCGGGGTCTGCGCGATGACTGCCGCGGCCGCGGGGTGCTCGCGCGGAACGCCTGCGGCGCCTCAGGATTCACCAGCGGCCAACAGTATTCCGCAGACAGCTACGACCGCGGTGCCGTTCGCGGGCGCACCGAAGGTACCTTCCCCGCTCCCCGACTCGGCAATGGCAGGCGATCCGTGCACCGTCTTGACGCCACAGCAGGTGAAGGACGCTCTCGGGAACAAAGTGAGCCAGAAGCGTGACGACATTTCGGGTATCGGTCCCAACTGCTTCTGGTCGACCGATAGCGGTGCGACGATAGCCGTGACCCTGGACACCGAGCCACGGCATGGCCTGAGCGGGTTGTACGCGAACGTGCAGCCGAAGGCCGAGGTGTGGAAAGTGCTGTCCGCCATTCAAGGCTTTCCCGCCGTCGCGAGCGTGACTCCGTCGGGCGGCAAGCCCGATCGGTATTGCAACATCAGCGTCGGACTGCTCGACACCGCGACGGTGGATGTCGGGCTTTTCCTGGGGGACAGCAAGATCGGGAAGGTCGATCCGTGCACCGTCGCCGTGCGTGCGGCCGACGCGGCGGTGTCGACGTTGCGGCAGAAAGTCGGGGGGTAA
- a CDS encoding VanZ family protein → MAQLLRTFGELITLATLGVPPAVLFCGLLAMRRKRSGQRDPGATAVCDVLLVFSACCVLYLVGKPIPGQASTADLTPGTEIADALDELPSSSDPLWQAAANLLLLLPLGALMPVRSARLRSVGRIAGGAVVLSSAIEAAQYLFLTGRVAATDDVVLNTLGATLGALLTRRWWARRRRELVLCDIIPAPIRFRTPVPVPPAPATRSGPAWHWHRLRRVARPAGPASAQSAFLTGKVLTGTSRARLPENPFTASDRAQFLPNQRCDSESGESTVDAIDQAHAGLYNP, encoded by the coding sequence ATGGCACAGCTGCTCCGGACATTCGGTGAACTGATCACCCTCGCCACGCTGGGCGTCCCGCCCGCCGTGCTGTTCTGCGGCCTGCTCGCGATGCGCCGCAAGCGATCGGGCCAGCGCGACCCCGGCGCCACCGCGGTCTGCGACGTGCTGCTGGTGTTCTCCGCGTGCTGCGTGCTGTACCTGGTCGGCAAGCCCATCCCCGGCCAGGCCAGCACCGCCGATCTCACGCCGGGCACCGAGATCGCCGACGCGCTCGACGAACTGCCGTCGAGCAGCGACCCGCTGTGGCAGGCGGCCGCGAACCTCCTGCTGCTCCTGCCACTCGGGGCGCTGATGCCGGTTCGGTCGGCGCGCCTGCGCTCGGTGGGCAGGATCGCCGGGGGCGCGGTCGTGCTGTCGTCCGCGATCGAAGCGGCGCAGTACCTGTTCCTCACCGGCAGGGTGGCCGCCACCGACGACGTCGTGCTGAACACGCTCGGCGCCACACTCGGCGCACTGCTCACCCGCCGCTGGTGGGCGCGGCGGCGGCGCGAACTGGTCCTCTGCGACATCATCCCGGCCCCGATCCGGTTCCGCACACCGGTCCCGGTGCCACCCGCGCCCGCGACCCGATCGGGACCGGCATGGCACTGGCACCGGCTGCGCCGGGTCGCCAGACCGGCGGGCCCCGCGTCGGCCCAGTCCGCTTTCCTCACCGGCAAGGTACTGACCGGAACGAGCCGCGCGAGACTTCCCGAGAATCCTTTCACGGCAAGCGATCGAGCACAGTTCCTGCCGAACCAGCGGTGCGATTCTGAATCAGGTGAATCCACTGTGGACGCGATCGATCAGGCGCACGCAGGTCTGTATAACCCTTGA